The Thermogemmata fonticola sequence CGTAGTATTGTAGGGATCGGAGCCGCCGCGCTGGGACTGCTCGCAGTCTTACTCAGTGCCAGCCGAGCGCGGGAAGCCCCGCCGCCCTACGACCACTCGATTTATAAGGTCAAGCTGGAACGCAAAAACTTTGTCGAACGTGTCCAGAGCTACCGGGTCATCGGCGGGCAGAAACAGCAGTTGCAAGCCGAATTCGAGATGGTCTTCGTCCCCGGCGGAGAGGTGACCATCGGCAGTCCCCCGGATGAACCCGGACGGCAGGACAATGAGGGACCGCAGTATCGGGCCAAAGTGGGCAACTTCTGGATGCAAAAATGCGAGGTGACCTGGGAACAGTGGGACGCCTTCTGGTACGACGAGGATTTCCTCAAAGCCGATGATGAACGGGCGGCCCGACTGCCTGTGGGAGAGGTCACCCGGCCCACGAACACCTTCGTCGATGAAACCTACGGACATGGCCGCGAAGGGCATCCCGTCATCTGCATGACGCATCACGCGGCGATGGTGTATTGCGAATGGCTCCGGCGCAAAACGGGCAAGCCCTACCGCCTGCCCACCGAGGCCGAGTGGGAATACGCCGCCCGCGCGGGCAAAGGCGATCTGCCCTGGTTCTTCGGCCGCGATGCCAGCCAACTGGGCGAGTACGCCTGGTATGCCGACAATTCCCCCGATCCCGACTACCCGGACAAGCCCAAAGGGTGTACCCATAAAGTCGGCACCCGCAAACCCAACCCCTTCGGCTTGCATGACCTCTACGGCAATGTCTGGGAATGGACCCTGGACCAATACGACCCCCAGGCGTATGCCCGGCGTGCTAAGCTACCCTTGAACCTCTGCCCGGTGATACCCCCGACGGACAAAAAGTGGTCCCATGTGGTCCGCGGCGGTTCCTGGGCCGATAAAGCCGAACGGTGCCGCAGTGCGGCCCGCCGGGTCTCTGAGGAAAGCTGGCAGAAACACGACCCCCAGGAACCCCGGAGCATCTGGTGGCTGA is a genomic window containing:
- a CDS encoding formylglycine-generating enzyme family protein; the encoded protein is MRSIVGIGAAALGLLAVLLSASRAREAPPPYDHSIYKVKLERKNFVERVQSYRVIGGQKQQLQAEFEMVFVPGGEVTIGSPPDEPGRQDNEGPQYRAKVGNFWMQKCEVTWEQWDAFWYDEDFLKADDERAARLPVGEVTRPTNTFVDETYGHGREGHPVICMTHHAAMVYCEWLRRKTGKPYRLPTEAEWEYAARAGKGDLPWFFGRDASQLGEYAWYADNSPDPDYPDKPKGCTHKVGTRKPNPFGLHDLYGNVWEWTLDQYDPQAYARRAKLPLNLCPVIPPTDKKWSHVVRGGSWADKAERCRSAARRVSEESWQKHDPQEPRSIWWLTKMDVIGFRVVLPEQEQPELLDLKPRVVKRSE